One Polaribacter sp. SA4-12 genomic window carries:
- a CDS encoding ComEA family DNA-binding protein produces the protein MNIFKSHFWYNKSQRNGVFFLAIFVIILQSIIVFGDFFSDDKTDLNSSEVLSFHQQIDSLRAIEVENRKLKIYPFNPNYITDYKGEQLGMSLNEIDRLLAFRKTNKFINSKKEFQQVTKVSDSLLNKISPYFKFPDWVTKRNNSSNSSLRGTKQSVYKKPKPTLTTTDINKATAEDFRTITGIGAAFSERIIKYRTKLQGFSFKSQLNEVWGLEKEVAEKVLSTFNVAEKPIIQKENVNTVTFKELLKNPYIDYNLCKKIFEYRDEVAELQSVSELKKIKDFPLEKYDRIVLYLVAE, from the coding sequence ATGAACATATTTAAATCCCATTTCTGGTATAACAAAAGCCAAAGAAATGGGGTTTTCTTTTTAGCAATATTTGTAATCATATTACAATCAATTATTGTTTTTGGTGATTTTTTTTCGGATGACAAAACAGACTTAAATTCTTCAGAAGTCTTATCATTTCATCAACAAATAGATAGTTTACGAGCAATTGAAGTAGAAAACAGAAAGCTTAAAATATATCCTTTTAATCCTAATTATATAACAGATTATAAAGGAGAACAATTAGGAATGTCTTTAAATGAAATAGATAGATTACTTGCATTTAGAAAAACGAACAAGTTTATCAATTCAAAGAAAGAGTTTCAACAAGTAACCAAAGTTTCTGATAGCTTATTAAATAAAATCTCACCTTATTTTAAATTTCCAGATTGGGTTACAAAACGTAATAATTCTTCAAATTCGTCATTGCGAGGAACGAAGCAATCTGTTTATAAGAAACCGAAACCAACTTTAACTACTACGGATATTAATAAAGCAACTGCAGAAGATTTTAGAACTATTACCGGAATTGGAGCAGCCTTTTCAGAGCGAATTATTAAGTATCGTACTAAATTACAGGGCTTTTCTTTTAAAAGTCAACTTAACGAAGTTTGGGGTTTAGAAAAAGAAGTTGCAGAAAAAGTGTTATCAACCTTTAATGTGGCAGAGAAACCAATCATTCAAAAAGAAAACGTAAATACGGTAACATTTAAAGAGTTGTTGAAAAACCCTTACATAGATTATAATTTATGTAAAAAGATATTTGAATATAGAGATGAAGTAGCTGAACTTCAGTCTGTTTCAGAATTAAAAAAGATCAAGGATTTTCCATTGGAAAAGTATGATAGAATAGTCTTATATTTGGTCGCTGAATAA
- the secE gene encoding preprotein translocase subunit SecE gives MNFIQYIKDSFDELSNHMTWISKEDAQKTTVTVAVFTIIFALAVAGIDYVFQTGLDNFFGMFKSN, from the coding sequence ATGAACTTTATACAATATATCAAAGATTCTTTTGACGAATTAAGTAACCACATGACGTGGATATCTAAAGAAGATGCTCAGAAAACAACGGTAACTGTAGCTGTTTTTACAATTATATTCGCATTAGCAGTAGCTGGTATAGATTATGTTTTTCAAACTGGATTAGATAACTTTTTTGGAATGTTTAAATCTAATTAA
- a CDS encoding SDR family oxidoreductase: MIKVVITGSNGLLGQSLLNLLLKEKDTYKVFGFSRGKNRSGRDDFSYVSIDITNEENLKDTLKEIHPDFIINTAAMTQVDDCEGDKEACDLLNVTVVKWLTEISDEINAHLIHISTDFIFDGIKGNYKETDTPNPLSYYGLSKLKSEEVLINSKIDYTILRTILVFGKVYDMNRNNIVLWVKSMLEKGKEITIVDDQFRAPTYVEDLALACKISMDKKATGIYNISSNELLSVYEIAQQIADAFHLDKSLIKPISTSTLNQTAPRPAKTGFDLSKTNKVLEFYPKSFKEDLQRFKVIIA; encoded by the coding sequence ATGATTAAAGTTGTTATTACAGGTAGTAATGGATTGTTAGGTCAATCTTTATTAAATTTACTACTTAAAGAAAAAGATACATATAAGGTCTTTGGTTTTTCAAGAGGAAAAAATAGAAGTGGAAGAGATGACTTTTCTTATGTTTCTATTGATATCACTAATGAAGAAAACCTAAAAGATACACTAAAAGAGATTCATCCAGATTTTATCATTAATACTGCAGCAATGACGCAGGTTGATGATTGTGAAGGTGATAAAGAAGCATGTGATTTGCTAAATGTAACCGTTGTTAAATGGTTGACAGAAATTTCTGATGAAATAAATGCGCACTTAATTCATATTTCTACAGATTTTATTTTTGATGGAATAAAAGGGAATTATAAAGAAACAGATACTCCGAATCCATTAAGTTATTATGGATTGTCTAAATTGAAATCTGAAGAAGTTTTAATTAATTCTAAAATTGACTATACTATTTTAAGAACTATTTTAGTTTTCGGAAAAGTATATGATATGAATAGAAACAATATTGTGTTGTGGGTGAAAAGCATGTTAGAAAAAGGTAAAGAAATTACAATTGTTGATGATCAGTTTAGAGCACCAACTTATGTAGAAGATTTAGCTTTGGCTTGTAAAATATCTATGGATAAAAAAGCAACAGGAATTTATAATATCTCATCAAACGAATTATTAAGTGTTTATGAAATTGCACAACAAATTGCTGATGCATTTCATTTAGATAAAAGTTTGATAAAACCAATTTCTACATCAACTTTAAATCAAACTGCACCAAGACCAGCTAAAACGGGTTTCGATTTATCAAAAACAAATAAGGTTTTAGAGTTTTATCCAAAATCTTTTAAAGAAGATTTGCAAAGATTTAAAGTTATTATAGCGTAA
- the rpsU gene encoding 30S ribosomal protein S21, which yields MLIIPIKEGENIDRALKRYKRKFDRTKTMKNLRARKNFTKPSVANRAQRIKASYVQRLRTQEEVG from the coding sequence ATGTTAATTATACCAATTAAAGAAGGAGAGAATATAGATAGAGCTTTAAAACGTTACAAAAGAAAATTTGATCGTACTAAAACGATGAAAAACTTGCGTGCAAGAAAGAACTTCACAAAACCTTCTGTAGCAAACAGAGCTCAAAGAATTAAAGCTTCTTACGTTCAGAGATTAAGAACACAAGAAGAAGTAGGTTAG
- the rplK gene encoding 50S ribosomal protein L11, with the protein MAKEVSKVVKLQVRGGAANPSPPVGPALGAAGVNIMEFCKQFNARTQDKQGKVLPVVITVFKDKSFDFLVKTPPAAVQLLEAAKIKKGSGEPNRKKVASVTWDQIKVIAEDKMVDLNAFKISSAMRMIAGTARSMGLTVKGDAPA; encoded by the coding sequence ATGGCAAAAGAAGTTAGTAAAGTAGTTAAGTTACAAGTAAGGGGAGGCGCAGCGAATCCATCGCCGCCGGTTGGACCCGCTTTAGGAGCTGCTGGTGTTAACATTATGGAGTTCTGTAAACAGTTTAATGCAAGAACGCAAGACAAACAAGGTAAAGTTTTACCTGTTGTTATTACTGTTTTCAAAGATAAATCATTCGATTTTCTTGTAAAAACTCCTCCTGCAGCAGTCCAGTTACTAGAAGCGGCCAAAATTAAAAAGGGTTCAGGAGAACCAAACAGAAAGAAAGTAGCATCAGTTACTTGGGATCAAATTAAAGTTATTGCAGAAGATAAAATGGTAGATTTAAATGCCTTTAAAATTTCTTCAGCAATGCGTATGATTGCAGGTACAGCACGTTCTATGGGATTAACAGTAAAAGGAGATGCTCCAGCATAA
- the tuf gene encoding elongation factor Tu: MAKGTFDRSKPHLNIGTIGHVDHGKTTLTAAITKVLADAGFSAALSFDQIDNAPEEKERGITINTSHVEYQTANRHYAHVDCPGHADYVKNMVTGAAQMDGAILVVAATDGPMPQTREHILLGRQVGIPRMVVFMNKVDMVDDEELIELVDMEVRELLSFYEYDGDNGPVIAGSALGALNGEQKWVDSVLELMTAVDAWIEEPLREIDKDFLMPVEDVFSITGRGTVATGRIETGIANTGDAVDIIGMGAEKMVSTITGIEMFRQILDRGEAGDNAGILLRGVAKEDIKRGMVICKPGSVTPHAKFKAEVYVLKKEEGGRHTPFHNNYRPQFYVRTTDVTGTINLPDGVEMVMPGDNLTITVDLHQPIALNVGLRFAIREGGRTVGAGQVTELLD; encoded by the coding sequence ATGGCAAAAGGAACTTTTGACCGTTCGAAACCACACTTAAACATTGGTACTATCGGACACGTAGATCACGGTAAGACAACTTTAACTGCGGCTATTACTAAAGTATTAGCTGATGCAGGATTTTCTGCTGCTTTATCTTTTGATCAAATTGATAATGCACCGGAGGAAAAAGAAAGAGGTATTACAATTAACACTTCTCATGTAGAGTATCAAACAGCTAATCGTCATTACGCTCACGTTGACTGTCCAGGTCACGCGGATTACGTAAAGAATATGGTTACTGGTGCTGCTCAGATGGATGGTGCTATTTTAGTGGTTGCTGCGACAGATGGTCCAATGCCACAAACTAGAGAGCATATCTTATTAGGACGTCAGGTTGGTATTCCTCGTATGGTTGTATTCATGAATAAAGTGGATATGGTTGATGATGAAGAATTAATCGAATTAGTAGATATGGAAGTAAGAGAATTACTTTCTTTCTATGAGTATGATGGAGATAATGGACCTGTAATTGCTGGTTCTGCTTTAGGTGCTTTAAATGGTGAGCAAAAATGGGTTGATAGTGTGTTAGAATTAATGACAGCTGTTGATGCATGGATTGAAGAGCCTTTAAGAGAAATTGATAAAGATTTCTTAATGCCAGTTGAGGATGTATTCTCTATTACTGGACGTGGTACTGTAGCTACTGGTCGTATTGAGACTGGTATTGCTAATACAGGAGATGCTGTTGATATTATTGGTATGGGAGCTGAGAAAATGGTTTCTACTATTACTGGTATTGAAATGTTCCGTCAAATCTTAGATAGAGGTGAGGCTGGAGATAACGCAGGTATCTTATTAAGAGGTGTTGCAAAAGAAGATATTAAAAGAGGTATGGTAATCTGTAAGCCAGGTTCTGTAACTCCTCATGCTAAATTTAAAGCAGAGGTTTATGTTCTTAAGAAAGAAGAAGGTGGACGTCACACTCCATTCCATAACAACTATCGTCCTCAGTTCTATGTAAGAACTACAGATGTTACAGGTACTATTAATTTACCTGATGGAGTTGAAATGGTAATGCCAGGTGATAACTTAACAATAACAGTAGATTTACATCAACCAATCGCATTAAATGTTGGTTTACGTTTTGCAATCCGTGAAGGTGGTAGAACTGTTGGTGCAGGTCAAGTTACTGAATTATTAGACTAA
- a CDS encoding alanine/glycine:cation symporter family protein, whose amino-acid sequence MNKKLLSLLFLATPFFSFAQEKGLDQQIDEVFGNLTGWFVDIIFYQIPFTDTVSIYWVLFPLILGATYFTFYFNFINFKGFFTSINIVRGKYDDLEDRVDHNVEIAKSKFTDEEDNPDTIRIEGHSGEVSHFQALTAALSATVGLGNIAGVAIAVSIGGAGATFWMIIAGFLGMASKFVECTLGVKYRDIEEDGTVYGGPMYYLTKGLKNKTLGKILAGLFAVFVIGGSFGGGNMFQVNQAFQLVENITTPVGGVSFLHGKGWLFGLVMAILVGIVIIGGIKKIAKVTDKIVPFMVAIYVAASLFVIFANYSMIGDAFMQIFNGAFSPEGIAGGAVGVLVQGFRRAAFSNEAGIGSASIAHSAVKTKYAASEGMVALLEPFIDTVVVCTMTALVLIITGNVAAENASLNDAQAILLTSGAFESAISWFPYVLTVAVVLFAFSSMISWSYYGFQGWVYLFGRSKKMEYTYKVLFCVFVVIGAAASLGSVIGFSDAMVFAMMVPNMIGLIILAPKVKEELVKYKDAIKASKA is encoded by the coding sequence ATGAATAAAAAACTTCTTTCGTTGTTATTTTTAGCAACGCCATTTTTCTCATTTGCTCAAGAAAAAGGTTTAGATCAACAAATTGATGAGGTATTTGGTAATCTTACAGGTTGGTTTGTAGACATCATTTTTTATCAAATTCCTTTTACAGATACAGTTAGTATTTATTGGGTATTATTTCCACTTATTTTAGGAGCAACTTATTTTACTTTTTACTTCAATTTTATAAACTTTAAAGGTTTTTTTACTTCAATAAATATAGTTAGAGGTAAATATGATGATTTAGAAGATAGAGTAGATCATAATGTAGAAATAGCGAAATCTAAATTTACAGATGAAGAAGATAATCCAGATACAATAAGAATTGAAGGGCATAGTGGAGAGGTTTCTCACTTTCAGGCTTTAACTGCTGCTTTATCAGCAACAGTTGGTTTAGGAAATATTGCAGGTGTTGCAATTGCGGTTTCTATTGGTGGTGCAGGTGCTACTTTTTGGATGATTATTGCAGGGTTTTTAGGTATGGCTTCTAAATTTGTAGAATGTACTTTAGGTGTAAAGTATAGAGATATTGAAGAAGATGGTACTGTTTATGGAGGTCCAATGTATTATTTAACAAAAGGATTAAAAAATAAAACATTAGGTAAAATTTTAGCAGGTTTATTTGCAGTCTTTGTAATTGGAGGTTCTTTTGGAGGTGGAAACATGTTTCAAGTAAATCAAGCTTTTCAATTAGTAGAAAATATTACAACACCAGTTGGAGGAGTATCTTTTTTACATGGTAAAGGATGGTTATTCGGGTTGGTAATGGCTATTTTAGTTGGTATTGTTATTATTGGTGGAATTAAAAAAATAGCAAAAGTAACTGATAAAATTGTTCCTTTTATGGTGGCAATTTATGTTGCAGCTTCTTTGTTTGTAATTTTTGCAAACTATAGTATGATTGGTGATGCATTTATGCAAATTTTTAATGGAGCATTTAGCCCAGAAGGAATTGCTGGTGGTGCAGTTGGAGTTTTAGTTCAAGGATTTAGAAGAGCAGCTTTTTCAAATGAAGCTGGTATTGGTTCTGCATCTATTGCACATTCAGCTGTAAAAACAAAGTATGCAGCAAGTGAAGGTATGGTTGCTTTGTTAGAACCATTTATCGATACAGTTGTAGTTTGTACAATGACAGCTTTAGTCTTAATTATTACAGGTAATGTTGCTGCTGAAAATGCATCTTTAAATGATGCGCAAGCTATTTTATTAACTTCAGGAGCATTCGAATCTGCAATTTCTTGGTTTCCTTATGTATTAACTGTAGCAGTTGTTTTATTCGCATTTAGTTCTATGATTTCTTGGTCTTATTACGGTTTTCAAGGTTGGGTTTACTTATTTGGTAGATCTAAAAAAATGGAATATACATATAAAGTATTATTCTGTGTTTTTGTGGTAATTGGTGCAGCAGCAAGTTTAGGTTCTGTAATCGGTTTCTCAGATGCAATGGTTTTTGCAATGATGGTTCCAAATATGATTGGTTTAATAATTCTTGCGCCTAAGGTAAAAGAAGAATTAGTGAAATATAAGGATGCTATAAAAGCTAGTAAAGCATAA
- a CDS encoding tyrosine-type recombinase/integrase, with product MIDAFLEYLSLEKKYSVHTITAYQNDLISFRDFLATEYTQEDLLEVYYPQIRNWVVSLVDSKISNRTINRKVSSLKSFYKFLQKTKQIESNPLSKHRALKIEKRVQVPFSSKEINAVINEIEVEDHNDFASIRNKLIVELFYSTGIRRAELINIKQRDVSFSDKTIKVLGKRNKERFVPLLMSVIQTLKRYLELKKEFTIGVEELFITEKGNKIYETLVYRIINSYFSRVSSKEKKSPHILRHSFATHLLNEGADLNSVKELLGHSSLASTQVYTQNSLDVIKKVYNQAHPRSNKKG from the coding sequence TTGATTGATGCTTTTTTAGAATATCTGTCTTTAGAGAAAAAATATTCTGTACATACAATTACTGCATATCAAAATGATTTAATCTCATTTAGAGATTTTTTAGCTACAGAATATACCCAAGAAGACTTATTGGAAGTTTATTATCCTCAAATAAGAAACTGGGTCGTTAGTTTGGTTGATAGTAAAATATCAAATAGAACTATTAATAGAAAAGTGAGTTCTTTAAAGTCTTTTTATAAGTTCTTACAGAAAACAAAACAAATAGAAAGTAATCCACTATCTAAACACAGAGCTTTAAAAATAGAAAAAAGAGTACAAGTACCTTTTTCATCTAAAGAAATAAATGCTGTAATTAATGAAATAGAAGTTGAAGATCATAATGATTTTGCTTCCATAAGAAACAAGTTAATTGTAGAATTGTTCTATTCAACAGGTATTAGAAGAGCAGAATTAATCAATATTAAACAAAGAGATGTTAGTTTTTCAGACAAAACTATTAAAGTATTAGGGAAAAGAAATAAAGAAAGGTTTGTTCCTTTATTAATGTCTGTAATTCAAACCTTAAAAAGATATTTAGAGCTGAAAAAAGAATTTACAATTGGGGTAGAAGAACTTTTTATTACAGAGAAAGGAAATAAAATTTATGAAACTCTTGTTTACAGAATTATTAATTCCTACTTTAGTAGAGTCTCTTCAAAAGAGAAAAAAAGCCCACATATATTAAGGCATTCTTTCGCAACACATCTTTTGAATGAAGGGGCAGATTTAAATTCAGTTAAAGAGTTGCTAGGGCATTCTTCTTTAGCTTCAACACAAGTCTATACTCAAAATAGCCTTGATGTTATAAAAAAAGTGTATAATCAGGCTCACCCTAGGAGCAATAAAAAAGGATAA
- the rplA gene encoding 50S ribosomal protein L1 yields MAKLTKKQKEAYAKVDSSKSYDLAAASALVKDITNVKFDASVDLAIRLGVDPRKANQMVRGVVTLPHGTGKDVKVLALVTPDKEAEATAAGADYVGLDEYLQKIKGGWTDVDVIITMPSVMGKLGPLGRVLGPRGLMPNPKTGTVTMDVAKAVKDVKAGKIDFKVDKTGIIHAAIGKVSFDAKQIEENANELIQTIIKLKPTTAKGAYVKSVFMSSTMSPSIEVEVKAV; encoded by the coding sequence ATGGCAAAATTAACAAAAAAGCAAAAAGAAGCTTACGCAAAGGTAGATAGCTCTAAATCTTATGATTTAGCAGCAGCTTCAGCGCTAGTCAAAGACATTACTAATGTAAAGTTTGATGCATCAGTAGATTTAGCAATACGTTTAGGAGTTGATCCTCGTAAAGCAAATCAAATGGTTCGTGGAGTTGTAACATTACCTCATGGAACAGGAAAAGATGTAAAAGTTTTAGCATTAGTAACACCAGATAAAGAAGCCGAAGCTACAGCAGCTGGTGCAGATTATGTTGGATTAGATGAGTACCTTCAAAAAATTAAAGGAGGTTGGACAGATGTAGACGTAATTATTACCATGCCTAGTGTAATGGGAAAATTAGGTCCTTTAGGTAGAGTTTTAGGTCCTAGAGGTTTAATGCCTAACCCAAAGACAGGTACAGTAACTATGGATGTTGCAAAAGCTGTAAAGGATGTTAAAGCTGGTAAAATTGACTTTAAAGTTGATAAAACTGGGATTATACATGCTGCAATTGGTAAAGTATCTTTTGATGCTAAGCAAATTGAAGAAAATGCAAACGAGTTAATACAAACAATTATTAAATTGAAACCAACAACTGCAAAAGGAGCGTATGTAAAAAGCGTTTTTATGTCTAGTACGATGAGTCCTAGTATTGAGGTTGAGGTTAAAGCTGTTTAA
- a CDS encoding acyl-CoA dehydrogenase family protein, whose product MNSMYFTEEHEAFRASFKDFLQKEVVPHINKWEKDGSIERFIWKKFGEMGYFGLNTPEEFGGLNLDLFYTVIFLEELQKVNSGGFAAAMWAHEYLAMTHLNKEGDDFIKNKYLVPSVEGDMIGCLCITEPFGGSDVAGMRSTAIKKGDKYILNGSKTFITNGVHSDYLIVAAKTDPSEKYKGISLFVVDRASKGVSATMLDKLGWKASDTGEIAFDNVEIPATNLLGEEGKGFPYIMQHFALERLVMGVNAHARAEFAMDYALEYMQERIAFGKSLDKFQVLRHKIAEMASRVDMCKEYNYSITKRLNDGQYVVKEASMSKLLSTKMADEVIYDALQMLGGYGYMEDYPMARLLRDSRLGPIGGGTSEILKEIIAKMVIDKKEYKKAT is encoded by the coding sequence ATGAACAGTATGTATTTTACTGAAGAGCATGAAGCTTTTCGTGCTAGTTTTAAAGATTTTTTACAGAAAGAAGTAGTTCCTCATATAAACAAATGGGAAAAAGATGGAAGTATAGAACGTTTCATTTGGAAGAAATTTGGAGAAATGGGATACTTTGGTTTAAATACTCCAGAAGAATTTGGAGGTTTAAACTTAGATTTATTCTACACTGTTATTTTTTTAGAAGAATTACAAAAAGTGAATTCAGGTGGTTTTGCTGCAGCAATGTGGGCACATGAATATTTAGCAATGACACATCTTAATAAAGAAGGTGATGATTTTATCAAAAACAAATATTTAGTACCAAGTGTAGAAGGAGATATGATTGGTTGTCTGTGTATAACAGAACCTTTTGGAGGATCAGATGTTGCAGGTATGCGTTCTACAGCAATTAAAAAAGGAGATAAATACATATTAAACGGCTCAAAAACATTTATAACAAACGGAGTTCATTCAGATTATTTAATAGTTGCCGCAAAAACTGATCCTTCAGAAAAATATAAAGGAATAAGTCTATTTGTTGTCGATAGAGCATCAAAAGGAGTATCAGCAACAATGTTAGATAAATTAGGTTGGAAAGCTTCAGATACAGGAGAAATTGCTTTCGATAATGTAGAAATTCCAGCAACAAATTTATTAGGCGAAGAAGGAAAAGGTTTTCCTTATATAATGCAACATTTTGCTTTAGAACGCTTAGTTATGGGAGTAAATGCCCATGCAAGAGCAGAATTTGCAATGGATTATGCTTTAGAGTATATGCAAGAGCGAATTGCTTTTGGTAAATCTTTAGATAAGTTTCAGGTCTTAAGACACAAAATTGCTGAAATGGCAAGTAGAGTAGATATGTGTAAAGAGTATAATTACTCAATTACAAAACGATTAAACGATGGTCAGTATGTAGTAAAAGAGGCAAGTATGTCTAAATTACTTTCTACAAAAATGGCGGATGAAGTTATCTACGACGCACTACAAATGTTAGGTGGTTATGGTTATATGGAAGATTATCCAATGGCACGTTTGCTAAGAGATAGTAGGTTAGGGCCAATAGGAGGTGGGACTTCAGAAATCTTAAAAGAGATTATCGCAAAAATGGTAATTGATAAAAAAGAATACAAGAAGGCAACTTAA
- the nusG gene encoding transcription termination/antitermination protein NusG, whose translation MATDSVMKWYVVRAIGGQENKVKAYIETEISRVGLSDYVSQVIVPTEKVIQIRNGKKVNRERAFFPGYIMVEANLSGEVPHVIKAITGVIGFLGETKGGEPVPMRKSEVNRMLGKVDELSIQDENIAIPFNIGETVKVVDGPFNGFDGTIEKVNEEKRKLEVMVKIFGRKTPLELSYMQVEKI comes from the coding sequence ATGGCAACTGATTCAGTAATGAAATGGTATGTTGTAAGAGCCATTGGTGGACAAGAGAATAAAGTGAAAGCTTATATTGAAACTGAAATTTCGCGTGTTGGTTTATCTGATTATGTAAGTCAAGTAATTGTTCCTACAGAAAAAGTTATTCAAATTCGAAATGGAAAAAAAGTAAACAGAGAAAGAGCTTTCTTTCCTGGTTATATAATGGTTGAAGCAAATCTTTCAGGAGAGGTACCTCACGTTATAAAAGCAATTACTGGAGTTATAGGTTTTTTAGGAGAAACAAAAGGTGGTGAACCTGTTCCTATGAGAAAATCTGAGGTAAATAGAATGCTTGGTAAAGTTGATGAACTTTCAATTCAAGATGAAAACATTGCAATTCCTTTTAATATTGGAGAAACTGTAAAAGTTGTTGATGGTCCGTTTAATGGATTTGATGGAACTATAGAAAAAGTAAATGAAGAAAAGCGTAAACTTGAAGTAATGGTTAAGATATTCGGAAGAAAAACACCATTAGAATTAAGTTATATGCAAGTAGAAAAGATATAA
- the hpf gene encoding ribosome hibernation-promoting factor, HPF/YfiA family — MKVFTQSVNFNADKELINYVDEKVLTLVKYHDKIVDAEVFLKVLNISDKENKLTEVKINIPGSELIIKREAKTFEEGINLAVDNLKRQLKRSKEKLRDSIIS; from the coding sequence ATGAAAGTATTCACTCAGTCAGTAAATTTTAATGCAGATAAAGAACTTATAAATTATGTAGATGAAAAGGTTTTAACGTTAGTTAAGTACCATGATAAGATAGTTGATGCAGAAGTTTTTCTAAAAGTTCTTAATATTAGTGATAAAGAAAATAAATTAACAGAAGTTAAAATTAATATACCAGGAAGTGAATTAATTATAAAAAGAGAAGCAAAAACCTTTGAAGAGGGCATAAACCTTGCAGTTGATAATTTAAAGAGACAATTAAAAAGGTCAAAAGAGAAGCTTAGAGATTCAATAATTTCATAA